Part of the Salinimonas iocasae genome, GACATAGGTCGACAGGCTGCAGAGCGTGCCGGGATGGCGTGCTTTCTGGTAGTTGACGGAAAAGTTAAACGATAAATCTGACTAGGCTTGCAATATACCTTCATTTTGTAATATAAAAGTATAAATTTTATTAGGGAATTGTAAGTCATGGTGTTATCTGCCCTCGCGCCCCAGCGGCCTCAGTTTTTAACCTCTCATCGTATAGTCGGCGGCATCATTGCTGCCACATTGACACTGACCTTCTATTCCAGCCAGAGTTATGCTCACGGAGCCGATACAATGAATAACCAGCCTTCAGCACAAATGACCCATTACGGTGATATGCCAGACAGCACACCGGTTTATAAAGTAACGTTAAAAAACGGGCAGGGTATTGAAGCCGATGTCATCAGCTATGGCGGTATTATTACCCGTCTGGAAACACCGGATGCAAACGGAAAGTCCGGAAATATTGTGCTGGGAATGGACAATCTGCAGGATTATGTCGACGCGAATCCTTATTTCGGCGCCATTATTGGCCGTTATGGAAACCGCATCGCAAACGGTAAGTTTACCCTGAATGGCACTGAGTATCAGCTTGCTACAAACGACGGAGATAACCATTTGCACGGTGGTGTACAGGGGTTTGACAAAAAAGTCTGGCAAATGGAGCCTTTCGTTACCAAAACGTCTGCAGGCGTGACGCTTACTCTTATCAGTCCGGATGGCGATCAGGGGTACCCGGGCACTCTGAATACACAGGTGACTTATACACTGACCAGCGACAATAAGCTGGACATGGCGTTTATGGCTACCACAGATAAGCCGACGATAGTGAACCTGACACAACATACCTACTTTAACCTGCAGGGCAAGGGAAGCATCCTTGACCATGTTCTGCAAATCAACGGTGATACTTACACGCCGGTTGATAAAGGGTTAATACCTACGGGCGAGGTCAAATCCGTGAAAGGTACGCCGTTTGACTTTACCCAGCCAAAGACAATGGGCAAAGATATTGAAACAGACAACACGCAACTTTCACGTGGACAGGGCTATGACCATAACTTTGTCATTAAAGATTCGCCGGATAGCGAGTTGGTGGAAGCTGCGAATGTTTACGAGCCGGATACAGGTCGCACACTGACCGTGCTGACAGAAGAGCCGGCAGTACAGTTTTATTCCGGCAACTTTCTGGACGGCAACACTAAACAAAGCGGCATGGTTCACAACAAACGTAGTGCCTTTTGTCTGGAGCCTCAGCACAACCCTGACTCACCTAACCAGCCGAATTTTGCCAGCACAACATTAAATCCGGGCGAGGTGTATTCTACCCGTATCGTTTACGCTTTCGGCACCCGCTAGTCAGCATCACTCATGCCTTGTCTGCCGATATCGAAATCGACAGACAAGGTTGTTAAGACAGAGAAATACTCATGAAAACAAACTTTGTTCAGGCTATCTCAGTTCTGTTGTTACTATCTGGCCTGAGTGCGTGCCAGTCAGCTTCAAACGGAAAAACAACAGAAAACGACACAGCTCAAAGCACCGCACAGTCGGATATCCGTAAAAGCGGGACGTTTACAAACCCGTTATTTCCCAATGGGGCCGATCCATGGCTGGAGTATTGGGACGGTAATTATTATCTGACCACCACCACCTGGACTTCAGAACTGGTGATGCGCAAAGCGCCTACCCTGGCAGGGTTGGCTGATGCAACGCCGGTCAATGTATGGTCTTCTACCGACCCTGAGCGCTGTTGTAACTTCTGGGCGTTTGAGTTTCACCGCCTGAAAGGGCCAGACGGCTATCGCTGGTATATGATGTATACCGCCGGTAAGGACGGTACGCTGGACAACCAGCATCTTAATGTACTGGAAAGTGCCGGCGATGACCCTATGGGGCCTTATCAGTACAAAGGCGCGTTGATGCCTGATGTGTGGAATATTGACGGTAATTACCTTGAGCATGACGGTAAATTATATGTCATCTACTCACAGTGGCAGGGCGATCAACAGCTTAATATTATCGCTGAGATGGAGAACCCGTGGACACTGAAAAAAGATCAGGACCATACCATCATTACCCGTCCCGAACTGGACTGGGAGATCAGTGGCCGTAAGGTCACAGAAGGTGCTGAAATTCTGCAGCATAATGGTCGCACCTTTATGACATATTCGGCGAGTTTCTGTAATACGCCGGATTACAAACTGGGATTGCTGGAGCTGGTGGGGGATGACCCTATGAAAGCCAGCGCCTGGAAAAAGTTTGATGAACCCGTATTCGAGCGCACAGAAGAGGTTTTCGGGCCCGGTCACAACGGCTTCTTCACCTCACCGGACGGCAGTGAAGACTGGTTGGTCTACCATGGTAATGATTCCGTTGAGCACGGCTGCTCCGCAACCCGCTCGCTACGCGCTCAAAAATTTGAGTGGAACGATGATGGCACGCCAGATTTTGGCAAGCCATTGACGCCGGGTGTTGTAGTACCACCACCATCAGGTGAAAACGGCCCGTTGGTGACACGTGTACAAGGGCAGCGCTATCACCTGGTTAATGCTACCAGTGAGCTGTGCCTTGATATTTCCCCCGATCCGCAGGACAACCGCGCAATACAGCGCCAGTGTTCAGCGACCAATGGCCAGTGGGTGCTGGATCCTACTACCGATGGCTTTGTCAGACTGGCAAATCGCGAAGACAGTAAATTCCTGGGTGTCGCCGATTGTGCCACCGCCGATAACGCGCGTGTACAGACTGCCGCATGGCGCAATAACTTTTGCCAGCAATGGAAGCTGCAAAGTGGCACTGACGGCAATATTACTATTACCAACCGTTACTCTGAAAAACCGCTTGCAATTGCCGGGTGCTCGGCCGCGGCTAATCAGGCGGTGTTGCAACAAAACAGTGACAGCGCCTGTACACAATGGCAACTTCGTCCCGTAGGAAACGTGGTCATTCTTAGCCAGCAAAGTGGTAAAGCGGTAAGCGTGGCGCAAGACAATAACAATATTGAGCAGCAGGCTTTCGACTATAAAGACAACCAGCAATGGAACGTAGTCCCCACAGATACTGGCTACGTCAGTTTAAAAACGGACGCGCAGGGTAACCTCTGTGTAGGCGCCGATGATAATGCGGTAGTACCCGGTGCCAACCTGTCTATGGTTCAGTGTGATGCCGCGACAGCGCAATGGAAAATCCGACCTGCTGAGGGCGGGGGAGTGATGTTACTCAACCGCTATAACAATCAGGTAATGGGTGTGTCGGACTGTGGTCTGGCTGAAGGTACAAACATTGCCCAACAACCTGATATGAAAACAAAATGTCAGGTGTTTCACTTCAGGTCTCCACAGTAATAGCTGATAGAACGGAAAAAACCGCCTTAGGGCGGTTTTTTTATGTTGACCTCTTACTGGCAGCAGTAAGTATTAACGATGTCTCTGGTATCAAGGAAAAATTTCTGTGGAGTACGACTCTATCCGGATGTGATGTATCTCCAGCCTGCCGGAGCAGACTGGAGTGCATGTCCAAAAGATCAGAACTGATATTTTACACTGGCTGTGTAGTTAAGTGGCGAGCCTGGCATAGTCCACAACTTGTGATAAGAATTCTCAAAATATTCTTCATCTAATACATTGTTGATGTCAACTTTCACACTCAGATTTTGTGTAAGCACCATAGAGGCTGATACATTGACCAGCGTATATGAAGGAAGAATATAGTCGGGGTCCGTGGTCTCACCCAGACGGTCGCCCACATAACGTGCCGTGGCACCCAGATATACTTCTTTAGACATAATGTTCGCGTAATGTTGCAAAGATATATAGCCCGCGTTTTTGGCAACATTAATGAGTCGCGCACCCTTTGGAATTGTGACGCCCCAGTCTGAGTTTATTGATTCATTAGCCGTTTTCGCATCGGTATACGCATAGCCAAGCTCAAGCCGGGTGTTATCGGTTAAATCGGTAGTAAGTTGCAGCTCAATCCCCTGGCTTTCAACTTCACCTAAGGTGGCTGAAAAGCCGGTATTTGGCTCGGCGGTAAGCATATTTTCTTTTTCTGCACTAAACAAAGCAATGCTGCCAGAGAAACGCCCGCCGACATTCTGCCACTTTGCACCCAGCTCGTAGGAAACTGTCTCTTCAGGATCAAAGGCATTTCTGTCAGCGTCTAACCCTGGATTAGGTCTGAATCCTTGTGCATAGCTGGTATAGATATTAACGCTATCGTTGATATCGTAAACAAGACCTAACCGTGGAGAGAACTGAGTTTGATCCTGCTCTTGCGATAATCCGGTCAATTTATTGAGAATTTCCTGATCGAACTTATCTACACGAAAGCCAATCAGAAATTTTGTATTGTTAGTTAGCTCTGCCAGATTCTGGGCGTAAAAACCCTGACCGGTTTGCTTTTCTGCGGTCAACGTTGTTGGCGATACGTCAGGTCTTGGAATCGTGTAATCTGGGTTTTGAGGGTCAATGCTGTACGTCGTGTCCTGCGAGCCCCAGTCTGTACGCCACCGTCTGTAATCGGTATCCAGATGATAATTGTAATAATCTATTCCCATCAGCACATTATTGACAATGGAGCCTAGAGCAACTTCGCCGCTTAGTTCAAAACGCGTAGACAAATCGCGCGCCTGATAGTCACGGGTTCGTCTTTGACGGGAAAGAATGGTCGGATCGGTGTATAATAACTGGCGACCATCAGAAAGCTCAGTGTCTGAGGATTGTCCCTCAAATGATGAATCTCGGTAGTAGAGGCCTGCTAACAGGTGCCAGTCACGATTAAGCGCATGATTCGCAACTAACTGATGGCCCCAGGCTTTGACCTCGTGCGCGCCATCGCGAACATCGCCATAAAAACTTTCTGGCTCAACATTATCCAAGTCGTCATTAAGAACAAATACGCCCCGATCTAAGGGCTTTTCCTGGTCCAGAATTTCCATTTCGTAGGACACATTCGTCGAGTCCGAGATATTCCACAAAAAAGAAGGGTTCAGTGTCAGGTTTTTGAAATAAACCTGATCTCGATAGGTATCAGAATCTTCATAGGAGCCGGTAAGGCGATAAGCGCTCTGCCTGTTCAATCCGTTGGTATAGTCAAACTCAAGCAGCTTTTTATCAAAATTCCCAGCAGTTGCCTGAATATATCCCTGCTCATCAAAGCGTGGTTTCTTAGTGATAATGTTAATAGTCCCGCCTGGCTCACCCTGGCCATAAAGCGCTGAACCCGGGCCTTTCATGACTTCCACTGTTTCAATGTTTACCGTACCTCGGTTACCACTATAACCGCGCACGTTAAAGCCATTAATCAGGTAGCCGGTAGGGTTATTTTCATCGCCTGAAAAGCCACGAATTGCAAAACTATCGAACATCCCGCCGGAATTATTTTGTCTGACGATACTGGGCGAAAAGTCCAGCGCATCAATAAACCGCGTAATTCCTTCATTATCCAGCGTTTCTGCATTAATACGGTCTACTGCTTGCGGCGTTTCAAATAACGGTACATTTCCTCTGAAAGGCTGCCAGTGCTGCCGGACCTCGATATGCTCGATGTCTTCAACAGCATCATTACTGGCCGCATTTTGATTTTGTGCGCTGGCGAACGCGGAGACAAACATAAGAGAGTAAAGAACAGGTGGTTTCATAACTGCTTAATAAATAATTAAAATAGTAGTTAAATGATATAATATAACATTTCATTCGGCAATTGCGGCA contains:
- a CDS encoding aldose epimerase family protein, which gives rise to MVLSALAPQRPQFLTSHRIVGGIIAATLTLTFYSSQSYAHGADTMNNQPSAQMTHYGDMPDSTPVYKVTLKNGQGIEADVISYGGIITRLETPDANGKSGNIVLGMDNLQDYVDANPYFGAIIGRYGNRIANGKFTLNGTEYQLATNDGDNHLHGGVQGFDKKVWQMEPFVTKTSAGVTLTLISPDGDQGYPGTLNTQVTYTLTSDNKLDMAFMATTDKPTIVNLTQHTYFNLQGKGSILDHVLQINGDTYTPVDKGLIPTGEVKSVKGTPFDFTQPKTMGKDIETDNTQLSRGQGYDHNFVIKDSPDSELVEAANVYEPDTGRTLTVLTEEPAVQFYSGNFLDGNTKQSGMVHNKRSAFCLEPQHNPDSPNQPNFASTTLNPGEVYSTRIVYAFGTR
- a CDS encoding family 43 glycosylhydrolase — encoded protein: MKTNFVQAISVLLLLSGLSACQSASNGKTTENDTAQSTAQSDIRKSGTFTNPLFPNGADPWLEYWDGNYYLTTTTWTSELVMRKAPTLAGLADATPVNVWSSTDPERCCNFWAFEFHRLKGPDGYRWYMMYTAGKDGTLDNQHLNVLESAGDDPMGPYQYKGALMPDVWNIDGNYLEHDGKLYVIYSQWQGDQQLNIIAEMENPWTLKKDQDHTIITRPELDWEISGRKVTEGAEILQHNGRTFMTYSASFCNTPDYKLGLLELVGDDPMKASAWKKFDEPVFERTEEVFGPGHNGFFTSPDGSEDWLVYHGNDSVEHGCSATRSLRAQKFEWNDDGTPDFGKPLTPGVVVPPPSGENGPLVTRVQGQRYHLVNATSELCLDISPDPQDNRAIQRQCSATNGQWVLDPTTDGFVRLANREDSKFLGVADCATADNARVQTAAWRNNFCQQWKLQSGTDGNITITNRYSEKPLAIAGCSAAANQAVLQQNSDSACTQWQLRPVGNVVILSQQSGKAVSVAQDNNNIEQQAFDYKDNQQWNVVPTDTGYVSLKTDAQGNLCVGADDNAVVPGANLSMVQCDAATAQWKIRPAEGGGVMLLNRYNNQVMGVSDCGLAEGTNIAQQPDMKTKCQVFHFRSPQ
- a CDS encoding TonB-dependent siderophore receptor, which produces MKPPVLYSLMFVSAFASAQNQNAASNDAVEDIEHIEVRQHWQPFRGNVPLFETPQAVDRINAETLDNEGITRFIDALDFSPSIVRQNNSGGMFDSFAIRGFSGDENNPTGYLINGFNVRGYSGNRGTVNIETVEVMKGPGSALYGQGEPGGTINIITKKPRFDEQGYIQATAGNFDKKLLEFDYTNGLNRQSAYRLTGSYEDSDTYRDQVYFKNLTLNPSFLWNISDSTNVSYEMEILDQEKPLDRGVFVLNDDLDNVEPESFYGDVRDGAHEVKAWGHQLVANHALNRDWHLLAGLYYRDSSFEGQSSDTELSDGRQLLYTDPTILSRQRRTRDYQARDLSTRFELSGEVALGSIVNNVLMGIDYYNYHLDTDYRRWRTDWGSQDTTYSIDPQNPDYTIPRPDVSPTTLTAEKQTGQGFYAQNLAELTNNTKFLIGFRVDKFDQEILNKLTGLSQEQDQTQFSPRLGLVYDINDSVNIYTSYAQGFRPNPGLDADRNAFDPEETVSYELGAKWQNVGGRFSGSIALFSAEKENMLTAEPNTGFSATLGEVESQGIELQLTTDLTDNTRLELGYAYTDAKTANESINSDWGVTIPKGARLINVAKNAGYISLQHYANIMSKEVYLGATARYVGDRLGETTDPDYILPSYTLVNVSASMVLTQNLSVKVDINNVLDEEYFENSYHKLWTMPGSPLNYTASVKYQF